A window from Helicobacter pylori NQ4053 encodes these proteins:
- a CDS encoding DUF3944 domain-containing protein, which produces MAYKYDRDLEFLKQLESGDLLDLFEVLVFGKDGEKRHNEKLTSSIEYKRHGDDYAKYAERIAEELQYYGSNSFASFIKGEGVLYKEILCDVCDKLKVNYNKKTETTLIEQNMLSKILERSLEEMDDEEVKEMCDELSIKNTDNLNRQALSAATLTLFKMGGFKSYQLAVIVANAVAKTILGRGLSLAGDQVLTRTLSFLTGPVGWIITGVWTAIDIAGPAYRVTIPACIVVATLRLKTQQASEDKKSLQIESI; this is translated from the coding sequence ATGGCATACAAATATGATAGAGACTTGGAATTTTTAAAGCAACTGGAATCTGGTGATTTATTGGATTTGTTTGAGGTGCTTGTTTTTGGTAAAGACGGCGAAAAAAGACACAATGAAAAACTCACAAGCTCCATAGAATACAAAAGGCATGGCGATGATTACGCTAAATACGCAGAAAGAATCGCTGAAGAGTTGCAATACTATGGGAGCAATAGTTTTGCGAGTTTCATTAAAGGCGAAGGAGTCTTATACAAAGAGATTTTATGCGATGTGTGCGATAAATTGAAGGTCAATTACAACAAGAAAACTGAAACGACTTTAATTGAACAAAACATGCTTTCTAAAATCTTAGAAAGAAGTTTGGAAGAAATGGATGATGAAGAAGTGAAAGAAATGTGCGATGAATTGTCCATAAAAAACACGGACAATTTGAACAGACAAGCCTTAAGCGCGGCGACTTTAACGCTGTTTAAAATGGGAGGCTTTAAATCTTATCAATTAGCTGTCATTGTTGCGAATGCGGTCGCAAAAACCATTCTAGGGCGTGGTTTATCGCTTGCGGGCGATCAAGTGCTTACAAGAACTCTGAGCTTTTTAACAGGCCCTGTTGGCTGGATCATTACAGGCGTATGGACAGCGATTGATATTGCAGGGCCGGCTTATAGGGTAACCATACCGGCATGCATTGTGGTTGCCACTTTACGCCTAAAAACACAGCAAGCCAGTGAAGATAAGAAGTCGTTACAAATAGAATCCATTTAA
- the kdsA gene encoding 3-deoxy-8-phosphooctulonate synthase: MKTSKTKTPKPVLIAGPCVIESLENLRSIATKLQPLANNERLDFYFKASFDKANRTSLESYRGPGLEKGLEMLQIIKEEFGYKILTDVHESYQASVAAKVADILQIPAFLCRQTDLIVAVSQTNAIINIKKGQFMNPKDMQYSVLKALKTRDKSIQSPTYETALKNGVWLCERGSSFGYGNLVVDMRSLKIMREFAPVIFDATHSVQMPGGANGKSSGDSSFAPILARAAAAVGIDGLFAETHIDPKNALSDGANMLKPDELEHLVTDMLKIQNLF; the protein is encoded by the coding sequence ATGAAAACTTCTAAAACAAAAACCCCTAAACCCGTTTTAATCGCTGGGCCATGCGTCATTGAGAGCTTAGAAAATCTAAGAAGTATCGCTACTAAATTGCAACCCCTAGCCAACAACGAGCGGTTGGATTTTTATTTTAAAGCGAGTTTTGATAAGGCTAACCGCACGAGTTTGGAGAGTTACAGAGGGCCTGGTTTAGAAAAAGGCTTAGAAATGTTGCAAATTATCAAAGAGGAATTTGGTTATAAGATTTTAACCGATGTGCATGAGAGCTATCAAGCAAGCGTGGCAGCCAAAGTAGCGGATATTTTACAAATCCCGGCGTTTTTGTGCCGCCAAACGGATCTGATTGTAGCAGTGAGCCAGACTAACGCTATTATCAATATCAAAAAAGGGCAATTCATGAACCCAAAAGACATGCAATATTCTGTCTTAAAAGCCCTTAAAACAAGGGATAAAAGCATTCAAAGCCCCACTTATGAAACAGCGTTGAAAAATGGCGTGTGGTTGTGTGAAAGGGGGAGCAGCTTTGGGTATGGGAATTTAGTGGTGGATATGCGCTCTTTAAAAATCATGCGAGAGTTTGCCCCTGTGATTTTTGACGCTACCCATAGCGTGCAAATGCCAGGGGGTGCGAATGGGAAAAGTTCAGGCGACAGCTCTTTTGCCCCTATTTTAGCCAGAGCGGCGGCGGCGGTGGGGATTGATGGACTATTCGCTGAAACGCACATTGATCCTAAAAACGCCCTAAGCGATGGGGCGAACATGCTCAAACCTGATGAGTTAGAACACTTAGTAACCGACATGTTAAAAATCCAAAATTTATTTTAA
- the nusB gene encoding transcription antitermination factor NusB: MATRTQARGAVVELLYAFESGNEEIKKIASSMLEEKKIKNNQLAFALSLFNGVLERINEIDALIEPHLKDWDFKRLGSMEKAILRLGAYEIGFTPTQNPIIINECIELGKLYAEPNTPKFLNAILDSLSRKLTQKPLN; the protein is encoded by the coding sequence ATGGCGACACGAACTCAAGCTAGGGGGGCTGTGGTTGAATTGTTGTATGCGTTTGAAAGCGGTAATGAAGAAATTAAAAAAATCGCTTCCAGCATGCTAGAAGAAAAAAAAATTAAAAACAACCAGCTGGCTTTTGCCTTAAGCCTTTTTAATGGCGTGTTAGAAAGAATCAATGAAATTGACGCCCTCATTGAACCGCATTTGAAAGACTGGGATTTCAAACGACTAGGGAGCATGGAGAAGGCGATTTTACGCTTAGGGGCGTATGAAATTGGCTTCACGCCCACGCAAAACCCTATCATCATCAACGAATGCATAGAGCTTGGCAAACTCTACGCTGAGCCTAACACCCCTAAATTTTTAAACGCTATCTTGGATTCTTTGAGCAGAAAGCTCACTCAAAAACCCTTGAATTGA
- the ribH gene encoding 6,7-dimethyl-8-ribityllumazine synthase, which produces MQIIEGKLQLQGNEKVAILTSRFNHIITDRLKEGAMDCFKRHGGDENLLDLVLVPGAYELPFILERLLGSEKYDGVCVLGAIIRGGTPHFDYVSAEATKGIASAMLKYSMPVSFGVLTTDNIEQAIERAGSKAGNKGFEAMSTLIELLSLCQTLKG; this is translated from the coding sequence ATGCAAATCATAGAAGGGAAATTGCAATTACAAGGGAATGAAAAAGTCGCTATTTTAACCTCGCGCTTCAACCATATCATCACAGACAGATTAAAAGAAGGGGCGATGGATTGCTTTAAAAGGCATGGGGGCGATGAGAATCTTTTAGATCTCGTGCTGGTGCCTGGGGCTTATGAATTGCCTTTCATTTTAGAGAGGTTGTTAGGGAGTGAAAAATACGATGGCGTGTGCGTTTTAGGAGCGATCATTAGAGGGGGGACTCCGCATTTTGACTACGTGAGCGCGGAAGCGACTAAAGGCATTGCTAGTGCGATGTTAAAATACAGCATGCCGGTAAGCTTTGGCGTGCTTACCACGGACAATATTGAACAAGCGATTGAAAGAGCGGGCAGTAAAGCCGGCAATAAGGGCTTTGAAGCGATGAGCACTCTCATTGAATTGTTGAGCTTGTGCCAAACTCTCAAGGGTTAA